ggcttacaatgatggcaaaaaaacaacatttaagagtacactgaccctggtgctagaaggGGTACGCacctggaggttgaatgtttgaaggggtacgggactataaaatgtTTGGAAGCCACTGTACTAGCTGATAGAAGATAGGTAAATTACCAATCCAACAGTTTGAAAATAGCAGAGCACTGGCTTTAACGGGTCGGAATTGCCAAGATGTGTGTTTGACACTGGTGCCGCCTTAATGCCAGCTGGAATTAGAGCCCTGAAGATCATGTATGTCATGTTCTTTAACTCTGAGGATATCTGTCTTTCCAGGCTCCCAGACCCCAAAGCATCAGAGCCCAGCCACTGCCAGGCCAGCTAAGGGCAAGGCTGCAGTGCAGAGCACCTCTGGAGGAAAGGCCACAGTGGGGGAGAGCTCTGGGTCTGACAGCTCAGAGGTCTCTGAAGACTCAGAGAGTGAGGAGACACCACCACAGGTGAGGAATCACACTGGTCAGTTCAGAGGTTAACACTGATTGGTCATGATGTCAAAGTGAGATATTCTTCCTGTGAATGGTGgtgtcctctgttcctctcccccaCAATTGAAAGAAAACCCCTGTGACACCCAAAGCCAATCATGTTCCAGCTGCAAAGGTCAAGGCCTGGTCAGCGGTCACACCATTGACCCTGAACAAGAAACCAGCAGAGAGCTCAGACAGTGACAGCAGCTCAGGGAGTGAAGATGAGAGCCAGAGTCTGCTTCCACAGGTGAAATAGGAGATACAGATGTTTCAAGtcttaatgtcacatgcacaagtacagggAAATGCCTtttgtttggacacacctactcattcaagggtttttctttatttttactattttctacattatagaataatcgtgaagacatcaaaactatgaaataacacatatggaatcatgtaactaaaaaagtgttaaacaaatcaacatttattttagattcttcgaagtagccaccctttgccttgatgacagctttgcacactctgactatgcgtgtgtgtttggaccatctTTAGTGATTTgaacactgaggaacttgaagctgtctACCTGCTCCACTGCCACCCCATCAATGTGGATGGtgagtgagggcagtgtggagagcaattGAAACTGTGTCATCTATGGACCTGTTGGGGATGTATGCATATTGCAGTGGGTCTAAGGTGGCTGGGATGGTGGAGTAGATATATGCCTGAACCAGcccctcaaagcacttcatgattacagaatTGAGTGCTACATGgtggtagtcattgtggcatgaagccttaGAGTTCTTAGGAACAGGGATGATTGCGGTCATTTTAAAACATGTGAGGATTACAAGAGTTCTTGTCGGTTGTAAGAAATAATAGCGGATACATAACGTGAAAGTAGACAAAAAATAATCACATGGATGGATGGAAGATTGTTGCATTGATACATTGATTGACAGTAGAGTTGAGTGCTCTGTCTTTGTAGCAGACATCCTCCCCGACAAACAGACCTGTTTGAGCATGACAAGGCCTTGTGCACAAACGAGATCCATACAggtggtttgttgagatcgatgtggaagaacttgactggcctgaacagaaccctgaccttaaaagccactcctgcgttttcttggatgtgtgtttagggtcgttgtcctgttgaaaggtgaacctttgaccccagtctgaggtcctgagcgctctggagcaggttttcatcaaggatctctctgtaatttgcgccgttcatctttgcctcgatccagactagtctcccaatccctgccgctgaaaaacatctccacagcatgatgctgccaccaccatgctccacCGTAGGGATAGtcacaggtttcctccagacatgatgtttggcattcaggccaaatagttcaatcttagtttcatcagaccatagaatcttgtttctcaagatctgagagtctttaggtgccttttggcaaactccaagttggctttcatgtgccttttaatgaggagtggcttctgtctggccactctaccataaaggcctgattagtggagtgctgtggagatggttgtccttctgtaagtttctcccatctccagaggaactctggagctctgttagagtggccattgggttcttggtcacctccctgaccagggcccttctcccacgattgctcggtttggccaggcggccagctctaggaagagaattggtggttccaaacttctctcatttaagaatgatggaggacactgtgttcttggtgaccttcaatgctacagacattgtttagtacccttccccagatctctgcctcgacacaatcctgtcttggagctctacggacaattccttcaacttcatggcttggtttttgctctgacatgcactgtcaactgtgtgaccttatatagacaggtgtgtgccattctaaatcatgtccaatcaatttaattgaccACATGTaagactccaataaagttgtagaaacatctcaaggatgatcaatggaaacaggatgcacctgagctcaatgtcgagtctcatagcaaatggtctcaatacttgtaaataaggtatttctgtttgtttgtaatacatttgcaaaaattcagaaaaaaatgttttcgcttttgtattgtgtgtagattgctgagatttttatttatttaatccattttacagaaggatgtaacgtaacgaaatgtggaaaaagtcaaggagtctgaatactttctgaggacactgtatatcccTGTGTAGTGGGAAATCATCTTCAGCATTTGTTTTCTTAACACACTTCACTGTTTTATCTGACTTTATGCTGATCCAGACAACAGCTGCCACAACTACAGCTACACCAGTGAAGCAACCAAAACCAAGTTCAACAGCCAAGACAAAAGCCACTCCTGCTACCCCAGCTAAACCCGTGGTTGCTGCTACGCCAAGCAAGGCACCATCTAGTAAGGATTCCAGTGATTCCAAACAAactgtgtgttctgttctgttctatgtgTGTTCTGCCTTGATGGTGGTGTAAGTTAATGTAGGTTTGTCTCTTTCCCTTGTATGTAGCTTCCCCAGCCACACCAAAAGGAAAGAAGGTGACCACAAAAGACAAGAAAGCAACAGCAACAAAGAAAGCACAGGTACAGATAACTCTCTAAGTTGACTTGTCTCATCTGTACGTGCTCATGGTGAACCACGTACTGTTAGCTAGATAACTCCCCCTAACTGACTTATTCTTACCCAACCCTGGTTTCAGGCCTCAGCTTCATCAGCCAAGAGGAAGAGATGTGAAGAGAAACCAGGGGACATGCCCGCTAATGACAAGAGGAAGAAGCTCTCCATGCCTCAAAcccctcctgttcctcctcctacTGGGAGAGACGAGTCTGACTCAGACTCTGACACCGAACTGGATGTGGAAAAGTGGAAGAAACTGGCACAGGAACtgtcaggtgagagagaggggagggagagcggggaggaagggagggagagatagaagaagagagcaggagggacatgagaggatggagagggttgTGAGTCAGAGAGTGGGTGAAGGATTTAAAATAATAACAGCCATAAGACAGACAGCATCACCCTTTAATAATTCATTATGTCAATATAAACAGAACTGTATTATGTATTTAACATAAAGTACAGTAGGTGTTGACAGTTCATCTGCATGATGTATTTTACATAAAGTGTAGGAGGTGTTCATAGTCGGTCTATGTTAGCCAGGTTGTTTATTTACTGTCGACCTATCTCTCTGTCCACAGACGCTGATATTGCCAAAATAGACACCATCACTGCACTGAATGCTCCACCTGCTCCCACCTCACCTGCCTCAGCAGCAAAGAAAACAAGAGCACCGAGGAAGCCCAGGGCTAAATCTACACTGGAAACACCCCCAAATCCCAGGGCCAAATCTGCAACGAAAACACCAAAACCCAAGGCTGACACTGCAGTGAAAAAGTCTGGTCATGCTAAAAAGTTCAAAGCTACAACTGAAAAAAAAGCCATGGCTGAGAAGAATGGGAAGACCAAGACACCAGCAAAAGACAGTAAAGCCAAGTCTAGTCAAGTGAAGAAGGCAGCACCTCCCTCCCCAACCCCTGAAGGCCAAGCAGAGGAGATCAACAGTAGTACAGCTGACCTAATAGCTGTAGCAGACAAACAGCCACCCTCCATGCTCTCTACCACAACACTTAATGGAAAACAGACAGCCAAGAAAGGAAAGAGGAAAAATGGGAACATTAGTAAGGCTAAAGCAGATAATAATCTACCAGAacccaagaagaagaaaaagaaaaaggaGATTGTAGAGGAGAAGACGGaaccagagaagaagaaaaaggagaAGAAACAGGAGAAGATGAGCAGGGACAatgagaggagaatgggagaagaTGAGCAGGGACAATGAGACTGAGAAGAAGCagaaaaagagaaggaaaggaagaagaaacaggaagaaaggaagaagaaCAATGAGACTGAGAAGAAACGGGAGAAGATGAGCAGGGACAATGAGACTGAGAAGAAATGGGAGAAGATGAGCAGGGACAATGAGACTGAGAAGAAACAGGAGAAGATGAGCAGGGACAATGAGACTGAGAAGAAACAGGAGAAGATGAGCAGGGACAATGAGACTGAGAAGAAACGGGGAAAAGACAGAAACAAGACTAAAGGGAATGGCGTTAAAAGTGACCCACTACTTCCATCCACCACAGGAACGCCTGATCCTCCAACAGAGAAAAAGAAAAGTGAGTGACTCTTTCTCTAAAGTCCTTGTCTCAGACAACAAAATAACTTTATACTgaagagtgtctgtttaatgtgTGTTAAACTCTCTACAGAGAAGAAAAGGCTGAAACTCTCAGTGGAGATTGCAGTGCCTGAGACTCCGGTCAACCCTGTACAGGCATCCACAAAGACCCCTCCTAGAAAGGTAAGGAAGCTATCATCCTCATCTTTCCCAAGGTGTAGAAGTAGGAGCAAGACAGACACACATGCTCTTTCTTGACGTTTAATTCCAGCATGTTTATACTGCTCACTGCATGCCTTAGTCCTCAGATCTATAACTGTTGCAATATACAGAGCcttaaatgtttttgtttttgttctcCTCAGAAAAATAAATCATCTAAGAGTAAGTTAGGCCTTTAGAGATGAAGGTCACCTACAATGGGGCTGTGTCAAGTGTGGACCTGGACCCAGGATTCTACCTAAATGGTAGTTGAGCAATAATGGTAAAGACTGTCTGTCCACACAATGGTCTCCCAAGACCAAATCAACTGGGCCCAGCTTTTCAAAAGTTATCTGGATGTTGaaatgcatagaaatagaattaatAGAACAGaagtccccattcaagtcaatgatttgTCTGTCCTATTCATActatttctatgcatttaatTGTATGCGATAGGCGAAATCCAGATAGATAACGTTAGAAAAACCGGGCCCTGGGGATTTGTTCAATTTTTTTTACAACATTGTATACTGTattaaataaacacttttcctGTTGGTACATTTAATGAAGTTAAAACATTGATTTTTATTAGTTTATCCCCTCCAAAATAATTGTACAGTTTGCTGTTTTGCATACTATGTGATGTGCTGCAGCtatctatgttactgtacattTTAATTATGATGTTTCCTTGTATGTTTGTGTGATAGTGACAAACAGAACGTTTTAAGGAAATGTCAAGTTTACTATAGCATTAGCCCATTCATAGCCGCTAACTACCTTTAGGGCCTATTGATGATAGTAACTTCTGACGGGGGAGTTTTGTTAAGAGCCCCGACACTCTCTGAATGTGAACATGCATTGCTTGCCGTACGAATTTTGAAACATAAGGAACGTACACTACCGTttcaaagtttggggtcacttagaaatgtccttgtttttgaaagagacgcacatttttttgtccattaaaataatttcaaattgatcagaaatacagtgtagacattgttaataatgttaaatgactattgtagctggaaacggctgatttatttatggaatatctacataggcgaacagaggcccattatcagcaaccatcactcctgtgttccaatggcacgttgtgttagctaattcaagtttatcaCTTTAAAAgagtaattgatcattagaaaacccttttgcaattatgttagcacagctgaaatctgttgttctgattaaagaagcaataaaaactgtattttatttctttcaaaaacaaggacatttctaagtgaccccaaacttttgaacagtagtgtatatattcATATCAGTGAGAAAAAAATATACTTTATAGGGTTAAGGTTCCCACACAGCCATTTATCCATGTTACAgcgcttgtttatggaaaacagAAGCGACTACCTGTGCTATCTGCGTctccgaacacctgtgtgtaaacgGAAGGCAGACGCCACAAACGTGTTGTCACTGAACAATACTGTCGGCTGTGTTAATACTGGTTAAAGCAGTCTACAGTAAATGTGTATTTTCCATTTGTGAAATGATTTTGATATGATATGAAAGTAGAGGGATTTATGTTTCTAGAATCAATTTCTGTTTAGATGCTGTTTTGGCTGCCAGAGCCAATTTGCCCTTTAAACAGAACACGTAAGGTCCTTGAACTATAAGGAGTAACGCTAGCCTCCTTTGACCCATTATTGCGCAGCATCTGCTGCTGTATGTCTTACGGGGTGAATACATATAGCCGATCCGAAATGGAGGTACAGATCAAATTAACCTCAAAATACCAATGAAACCCAGAGCCGTTGTTTTACCCTAACACCCTAGTGATGAATGCATAACCTAAATGGTAAGAGAATCATGAGGTTGAAAAATATTTGAAAGATATTAGGACTAAGAACATTTTTCAAAAAGTTTCATTGTCAGAAAGCATGTTacttttctactgtatttttAATTAAATTAAAAGTCATATTTTTCTACAGTTTTGTGTTTTTAAGTGCATTTTGTTGCAGTAGGTTGGAGGCACTGGTGCCAATAGCTTTATCTTGAAGCACTCCTGAAGCACTTTACAGCTGGCCCACTTTATCACCATCATCTCGCACCTTGTCTTAAAACATGACTTTTGACTATTCTACCGATGAAGAAGATACCGTCAACAACTCTTGGTAAAATGTGACGCTAACAAACTTGTGTCTTAGCAACTTAGCTATCAAACTTATTGGTAGATATATAAAATGTTTAGGTTGAACACAGTCCGCCACAAGGCTGGTCGTCAGGGCAGCGGTTCAGAGTTCAATTCAAGAGGCGAGCACATGAAAAAGGTGAGTTCAGCTAAAGTCAGAACCATGGAGGAATAATTCAACCTAATCATCTGCTATACAATTGGCTACTTTGGCTTTCAGATGCCATTCAAAGGTCATTCATGTGCAATCATGTAATGGGAAAAGTCAAATTGTCAATCCATTTTGAAATGTCCAAAGAAAAGTTAGAACCTAATCTAAACTAATGTCTATATTATCGAAAAATAAGTTTGAAGGTTTATACTCTGAATATGAAAGATTGGCGCCGGTGGTGATGGCggccgttttacgggctcctgttcaattgtgctattttgtgtgtttttttgcgctatttttttacttttactttttgttttgtacataatgtttccgccatcgtttcctatgaccgaaaatagcttctggatatcagaacagcaatAACCTTGAACTGGAGTCGGacgcaaaggatatactgctCTTCCTAGACCAAGCCCAAATCCCCATAATTCGtatgtgtcatgtattgtcatgtattgtcatgtcttgtccctgtgctttctcttctcttcgtttccccctgctgtcgtattaggtttctttctctctctctatccctctctctctctatcgttccgttcctgctcccagctgttcctcattctcctaacgaccttgtttactctctcacacctgtcccctattttgccctctgattaggtccctatttctctctcggtttctgcctctgtccttgtcggattcttgtttgctgtttgctgtgtccttgttccgtcctgtcgtgttttgccttttcatcagatgctgcgtgtgagcaggtgtctctgtccgctacggcccgcgcctacccgaagggacctgcagtctgttgccgcttatcctgcaattctcctcaacaactaagaggatttatgttttccctgtttggacatttcctgtaaaggattgaggattatgttttctctgtttggactttaataaactcagtttctgttaagtcacttttgggtcctcactcacctgcataacagtatgaAGAGGAGATGCCGTTACAGAGGTCGAAAAGCCAGTTGCCTGGCGAGACTGCGTCAGCAAGTGGATAATCCACCTTCACCCTCTGTTCTACTAGCAAacatgcaatcactggagaataaactggatgacctccgttcgagactatcctatcaagaggacattaaaaactgcattaccaagagagttttcatctatatatTTCGTGGCTGTCTATtaaccaccacaaaccgatgctggcactaagaccacattttcaacctctccctgtcccagtctaTAATACctgcatgtttcaagcagaccaccatagtccctgtgccaaagaacgccaaggtaacctgcctaaatgactaccgccccgttgcactcacatctgtagccatgaaatgccttgaaagactggtcatggctcacatcaacaccatcatcccataaacacactccaattcacataccaccccaatagatccacagatgacgcatcTCTATTGCAATCCa
Above is a genomic segment from Oncorhynchus gorbuscha isolate QuinsamMale2020 ecotype Even-year linkage group LG23, OgorEven_v1.0, whole genome shotgun sequence containing:
- the LOC124011374 gene encoding splicing regulatory glutamine/lysine-rich protein 1-like, giving the protein MSRDNETEKKWEKMSRDNETEKKQEKMSRDNETEKKQEKMSRDNETEKKRGKDRNKTKGNGVKSDPLLPSTTGTPDPPTEKKKKKKRLKLSVEIAVPETPVNPVQASTKTPPRKKNKSSKSKLGL
- the LOC124010652 gene encoding nucleolar and coiled-body phosphoprotein 1-like produces the protein MSLRKGHASNQKLNYLIYQYLKENGFQKAAEELKKHVKKGGEPEALSTSLLEIYNKWFGDTSKTTEKGTEPDSSKLKKNCQADPESSTESSSSAEEETKPLKGSQTPKHQSPATARPAKGKAAVQSTSGGKATVGESSGSDSSEVSEDSESEETPPQKTPVTPKANHVPAAKVKAWSAVTPLTLNKKPAESSDSDSSSGSEDESQSLLPQTTAATTTATPVKQPKPSSTAKTKATPATPAKPVVAATPSKAPSTSPATPKGKKVTTKDKKATATKKAQASASSAKRKRCEEKPGDMPANDKRKKLSMPQTPPVPPPTGRDESDSDSDTELDVEKWKKLAQELSDADIAKIDTITALNAPPAPTSPASAAKKTRAPRKPRAKSTLETPPNPRAKSATKTPKPKADTAVKKSGHAKKFKATTEKKAMAEKNGKTKTPAKDSKAKSSQVKKAAPPSPTPEGQAEEINSSTADLIAVADKQPPSMLSTTTLNGKQTAKKGKRKNGNISKAKADNNLPEPKKKKKKKEIVEEKTEPEKKKKEKKQEKMSRDNERRMGEDEQGQ